The following coding sequences lie in one Lolium perenne isolate Kyuss_39 chromosome 2, Kyuss_2.0, whole genome shotgun sequence genomic window:
- the LOC127322041 gene encoding protein WVD2-like 2 isoform X1 encodes MSPLGKEVVEMSTDEESDCVVICPPNGEARHEEVMSGIHDEDSPKGKEAPTVIDSHMEDMPASRHSTKLVNEQKSSLPNSPTKPGIAGQKGSKQTVPQPFALATKRRVSGEVPSTSVSHSTSNGEKLSDRSSSSPASMAKKSPSVTPRKPQQSDNTNSQEEDSYSVTSSTVTSARGGKTKKTTVPVPPTFVCGNRLEKRGEFYTKLEEKRKALEDEKLEAEARKKEEQETVLKQLRKNLVIRAKPMPSFYQEGPPPKAELKKVPPTRAKSPKLTRRKSCSDSPLTPEGGKDSAACFRLHRHSIGNLKNGNSSAQCSPKSSPMAGAATKTRTAKSAMKTAGQPGSTNVAVRS; translated from the exons atGAG CCCACTGGGGAAAGAGGTCGTAGAAATGTCCACAGATGAAGAATCAGATTGTGTGGTTATATGTCCACCCAATGGAGAAGCTCGTCATGAAGAAGTTATGAGTGGCAtccatgatgaagattctccaaaaGGGAAAGAAGCCCCTACTGTTATAGACTCACATATGGAAGACATGCCTGCAAGTCGACATTCAACAAAGCTTGTTAATGAACAAAAGTCTTCTCTTCCAAATTCACCGACAAAGCCTGGTATAGCTGGGCAAAAAGGGTCTAAGCAGACTGTTCCACAGCCATTCGCTCTTGCAACCAAAAGAAGGGTTTCTGGAGAAGTACCTTCTACTTCAGTATCTCATTCAACCAGCAACGGAGAAAAACTTTCTGACAGAAGTAGCAGCTCACCGGCAAGCATGGCAAAGAAG AGTCCATCAGTGACACCCAGGAAGCCTCAACAATCTGACAATACCAACAGTCAAGAGGAGGACTCATATTCAGTTACTTCTTC AACTGTAACCTCGGCAAGAGGTGGAAAAACGAAGAAGACAACAGTTCCTGTTCCGCCTACATTTGTATGTGGTAATCGTCTTGAGAAGAGGGGGGAG TTTTACACTAAATTGGAAGAAAAACGCAAGGCTTTGGAAGATGAAAAACTTGAAGCAGAGGCCAGGAAAAAG GAAGAGCAAGAAACAGTTCTAAAACAACTAAGAAAGAACCTGGTTATTAGAGCAAAGCCTATGCCAAGCTTCTACCAAGAGGGTCCCCCGCCGAAGGCTGAACTTAAGAAG GTGCCACCAACACGTGCCAAATCACCAAAATTGACACGCAGAAAGAGCTGCAGCGACTCCCCTCTTACACCAGAGGGAGGAAAGGATAGTGCAGCATGTTTCCGGTTGCATCGCCACAGTATTGGGAATTTAAAGAATGGTAACAGCAGCGCTCAGTGTTCTCCCAAGAGCTCTCCGATGGCAGGGGCGGCTACAAAAACCAGAACGGCTAAGTCCGCAATGAAGACTGCGGGGCAGCCAGGTTCTACAAATGTTGCTGTACGGAGCTAA
- the LOC127322041 gene encoding protein WVD2-like 2 isoform X2, translating to MSTDEESDCVVICPPNGEARHEEVMSGIHDEDSPKGKEAPTVIDSHMEDMPASRHSTKLVNEQKSSLPNSPTKPGIAGQKGSKQTVPQPFALATKRRVSGEVPSTSVSHSTSNGEKLSDRSSSSPASMAKKSPSVTPRKPQQSDNTNSQEEDSYSVTSSTVTSARGGKTKKTTVPVPPTFVCGNRLEKRGEFYTKLEEKRKALEDEKLEAEARKKEEQETVLKQLRKNLVIRAKPMPSFYQEGPPPKAELKKVPPTRAKSPKLTRRKSCSDSPLTPEGGKDSAACFRLHRHSIGNLKNGNSSAQCSPKSSPMAGAATKTRTAKSAMKTAGQPGSTNVAVRS from the exons ATGTCCACAGATGAAGAATCAGATTGTGTGGTTATATGTCCACCCAATGGAGAAGCTCGTCATGAAGAAGTTATGAGTGGCAtccatgatgaagattctccaaaaGGGAAAGAAGCCCCTACTGTTATAGACTCACATATGGAAGACATGCCTGCAAGTCGACATTCAACAAAGCTTGTTAATGAACAAAAGTCTTCTCTTCCAAATTCACCGACAAAGCCTGGTATAGCTGGGCAAAAAGGGTCTAAGCAGACTGTTCCACAGCCATTCGCTCTTGCAACCAAAAGAAGGGTTTCTGGAGAAGTACCTTCTACTTCAGTATCTCATTCAACCAGCAACGGAGAAAAACTTTCTGACAGAAGTAGCAGCTCACCGGCAAGCATGGCAAAGAAG AGTCCATCAGTGACACCCAGGAAGCCTCAACAATCTGACAATACCAACAGTCAAGAGGAGGACTCATATTCAGTTACTTCTTC AACTGTAACCTCGGCAAGAGGTGGAAAAACGAAGAAGACAACAGTTCCTGTTCCGCCTACATTTGTATGTGGTAATCGTCTTGAGAAGAGGGGGGAG TTTTACACTAAATTGGAAGAAAAACGCAAGGCTTTGGAAGATGAAAAACTTGAAGCAGAGGCCAGGAAAAAG GAAGAGCAAGAAACAGTTCTAAAACAACTAAGAAAGAACCTGGTTATTAGAGCAAAGCCTATGCCAAGCTTCTACCAAGAGGGTCCCCCGCCGAAGGCTGAACTTAAGAAG GTGCCACCAACACGTGCCAAATCACCAAAATTGACACGCAGAAAGAGCTGCAGCGACTCCCCTCTTACACCAGAGGGAGGAAAGGATAGTGCAGCATGTTTCCGGTTGCATCGCCACAGTATTGGGAATTTAAAGAATGGTAACAGCAGCGCTCAGTGTTCTCCCAAGAGCTCTCCGATGGCAGGGGCGGCTACAAAAACCAGAACGGCTAAGTCCGCAATGAAGACTGCGGGGCAGCCAGGTTCTACAAATGTTGCTGTACGGAGCTAA